ACGGAGCATTCCGGAAATGGAGGCAGGACTATCATTCCTGCGAGCCATGGACCATGCCCCTCATCCAACGCGGAGCTGATAGCTCCGCCTCCAACCAAACTGAAGCAGCCTTGGCGTTGGACCTTCCGGGAATAAAATGCCTGAGCACTCTTGTTTTTCAACGCCTGCTCCTCTTAACATCCGCACATTCATCATGCGTGTCCTCTTCCTCGGTATTGCCGTCAGTTCGTCCAACCGGGGGGTGCTGGCCCTCGGCTCATCTCTCATCGGCCTGACACGCCAATCGGTCCCGACGGCGGAAATCGGCCTTTTGATCGGCCACAACCGGACCGAGGTTGTTCCGTTCCGCGTGGGTGAAACGCAGCTCCTGGTTCCGGTCATACCCTGCCGGCTTTCACCCCGCTCCTCGCCCAAGGATCACCTGCTGTGGATCATGCTGGTGGCCCTAGCCTACAGATTGACCCCCTCGGCCGCTCTGCGGCGGCGGCTGGCCGGGCTGGCCCCCTGGGTCGAGGCCATCAGCCGGGCGGATATGGTCGGGGACATCCGCGGCGGCGACAGTTTCAGCGACATTTACGGCCTCAGCCGTTTCCTGCACGGCTTTTTCTTGCAGGCCGTGGTGCTTCTGGTTCGCGGCGACATCGCGCAGATGCCCCAGACCTACGGCCCTTACAAGAGCGGCCTCGCCCGCGCGCTCGCCCGTTTTCTCCTGCTCAGGTCCGGCACAATCATTGCGCGTGATCTCGCCAGCCGGCAAGTGGCCCAGACATTGGTCGGTACCCGGAAAAAAATCCTGCTCAGCCCGGATGTGGCTTTCTCCCTGCAACCGATCCCTCCGCAGGCCATCCACCTTGATCCTCCGCAAGCGGAAGGCGGTGCGGGCAAAATCATCGGCATCAATGTCAACGGCCTGATGTTCAATGGCGGTTACAACCGCAAAAACATGTTCGGCCTGAAACTCGACTACCAGGCCCTCCTTCCGGAACTCATTCGGACCCTGCTTGACCGGCACCCCGGGGAAATCTGGCTTATCCCCCACACCTTCGCCCTCCCGGGCAGCCCCGAGAGCGATCCGGAAGCCTCCCGTCTGGTGCGCGAGTCCCTCCCCCCCGAGGCGCAGGCCCGGGTCAGAATCGTGACCGGCGACTACGACCAACACGAGATCAAGGCCGTCATCGGAAAATGCTCCTTCCTCATCGGTTCGCGCATGCACGCCTGCATCGCAGCCCTCTCTCAAGGAATTCCCTGCGTGGGGGTGGCTTACAGCATGAAATTCCGGGGAGTGTTTGAATCGGTCGGCATGCAGGACTGGATTGTGGATGGCCGTGACCATACCCACGGTGACGCGATCAACCGAATTTTGGCTCTCCACCAGCAATGCGACGTGGTGCGCGAGGATCTGAACCGCCGCGCGAACGAAACCAGGATAGAATTACGCCGAGTATTCGATGAACTCCTGAAATCAGGAAATCCGTCTTAGCGATAGCTCTAAGCAGGAAAGAGCCGCCGAAAGCGGGACTTTGACAATTTCCTACAACATACGTTTGGCAGCATCAGGATCATTCATAAAAGACTCTTTGCGCGTGCTATTTGCGGCAGAATCTATCATCGTGTTTGAGGAGTAACTTTAAGCGAATCCATACTGTCAACATTCGCGGTTTCCATACCAAAGACAGCAGAACCACAGCAACTTTTCACCATGAATACGAAATGCCCACCACTGGCAAAGATGATAAAGATTTGGCTTAGGCTGCTCTTGATGAGCAGTGTCATTTTATGTGGAACCTCCGCTTTTGCTGCAACATTTTACGTTTCACCAACTGGAAATAACTCTAACTCTGGATCAGCTGGAGCACCTTGGCAGACCCTAAATTATGCACTCGGCTCTTCTTTATTGAAGGCAGGTGACGTTATCGAGCTCTCGCCTGGTCTCCATACGATCGGCGGTTCTTCAAGCAAGAATGGAACAGATGGCTCACCTATTGCCATTCGGGGAGCAGGCAAAGGCTCCACAATTCTCACAGGCAAATTAACCCTACGGAATAGCTACTACACAATAACTGGGATAACTTTTGATCAAACAGTTCTAGAGCTCACTACAGCGGGGTGCAGCTATGTCATTATACAAGACTGTGAATTCATGCGTGGCGTGGCTGGTGTTAACATGAAGTCTGCGAGTAATGACACGTCGTCGCGCCCGAGCAATATTACAATTAAACGGTGCGAGTTCCATCATCCAATTGGCAATGGAATGATTTCCCTCACTGGCAACAATCACACCGTGGAAGAAAATATACTCAGAGATAGCAGCGGTAACGATGCGATGCGTATTTTTGGTAATAACCACGTTATCAGAAATAACCAATTCATAAGGATTGTGGCGGCAAACACCCCAGGTTTTACCGGCAGATCGACATCCAATTTAAATGTCGCACTAGGCTCTAAGTCACTTCTCGTTAGTAGTGGTCTAAGGTTTTCACGTTATGACCAAGTTACAGTGTTCTCAGAGAGTGACCCAACTAAGGCAATGACCGGCTTTGTTACTGCGTATACAGGTTCATCGCTTGATGTTGAGGTTTCAAAAATTACGGGCTCAGGTTCTGCAGCTGATTGGATTATTATCCTAGGTTCTGACAACAGTAACACAAATCACGCAGATATAATGCAAACTTTCGTCAATTCCTACGGCGAACCCACTACGAACCTTTTGTTTGAAGGAAATTATGCAGAGGATTGCACGTCGCAATGGGGCAACCTTGATCACAACCCCGAGAACAATCTAAGCGGAAATTGGATTTTACGGAACAATCTATTCGTCAGAAGCCGAATAACATTAAATAACTACCTGCCTAACATAAACATATACAATAATACTTTTTATGATTCTGGCGGTTATACGACAGGACTCGCTGGAAAATATTCAACAACTCGAGGTGCGGCAAACAACATGCGAGTTTTCAATAATCTATTTATTCGAGTCTCGGGCATTTCGACTGGCGACGGAGCCTATGCTTTTAACGCCTCAACTACCGGATCTACAGCTGATTACAATATAATCACAAGTCTATCTGACGGGGCATTCAATAACCTAAATGCCGGTGCAAACAGCATAAATGGTGGAATTGCCCCATCTTCTATATTTGAAAATTTTACGGCTGGAAATTTCCAACTGAAAATTGGTAGCCCAGCGCTTGATAGCGGCACGGATCTTTCATCTGGATTAACCGGCTTTACTAGCTCTAAGAATGGATCACCAAGACCACAGCGGAGTGGATGGGACATAGGTGCATTTGAGCTACCAGCAGATTTTGCGGGAACGAGCCCAGGTATTGCAAGCCATCCCACCAATGCCACCGCAACCACCGGCACAAACGCGACCTTCACCGTGATCGCAAGCGGCACTGCTCCGCTCAACTATCGGTGGAGAAAGAA
The DNA window shown above is from Oleiharenicola lentus and carries:
- a CDS encoding polysaccharide pyruvyl transferase family protein, which translates into the protein MPEHSCFSTPAPLNIRTFIMRVLFLGIAVSSSNRGVLALGSSLIGLTRQSVPTAEIGLLIGHNRTEVVPFRVGETQLLVPVIPCRLSPRSSPKDHLLWIMLVALAYRLTPSAALRRRLAGLAPWVEAISRADMVGDIRGGDSFSDIYGLSRFLHGFFLQAVVLLVRGDIAQMPQTYGPYKSGLARALARFLLLRSGTIIARDLASRQVAQTLVGTRKKILLSPDVAFSLQPIPPQAIHLDPPQAEGGAGKIIGINVNGLMFNGGYNRKNMFGLKLDYQALLPELIRTLLDRHPGEIWLIPHTFALPGSPESDPEASRLVRESLPPEAQARVRIVTGDYDQHEIKAVIGKCSFLIGSRMHACIAALSQGIPCVGVAYSMKFRGVFESVGMQDWIVDGRDHTHGDAINRILALHQQCDVVREDLNRRANETRIELRRVFDELLKSGNPS